The sequence below is a genomic window from Flagellimonas marinaquae.
CAGGCGTTTTCCTTTACATACGGAGCATTTGGTTTTACCTCGGTATCTGGACAACATTACCCTGTTCTGGATTTTATAGCTTTTCTCCTCCAGTTCCTCAAAAAATTTATGTATACCAATAAAATGTTCGTTGCCGTCCCAAACCAATTGTTTTTGGGAATCCGAAAGTTCGAACCAAGGTTTATGTATGGGAAAGTCGAACTTGTATGCCGAATTTACCAATTGATCCCTGTACCAGCCCATACTTTCGCCACGCCAAGGGAAGATTGCATTTTCATAAACGGATAAAGAGGTGTTGGGAATTACCAGGTCTTCATCAATACCTATTACATCACCATATCCTTCGCACTTTGGGCATGCACCGTAGGGATTGTTAAAACTGAACAAGTGTACATTGGGTTCCAAAAACTTCATTCCGTCTAACTCAAACTGGTTGCTGAATGTTTTGATCTCGCCAGTCTGAAGGTTTTCTATGGCACAGGTTCCCTTACCTTCAAAAAACGCATTGTCCACTGCATTGGCCAAACGGTTCCAGAAATCCTCATCATTCTTCACTATAATACGATCTACTACAAGATCGAATTCCCTACCGATATCTTCCGGGGCTTGATCAATACGGATGACTTCTCCCTTATATTTTATCCTGGCATACCCTTGTTTGGAAAAAAGCTCCAACGATTTTAGCGGTTCTCGTTCGTCGGATATGGTTATGGGGGACAACAAAAGAAGTTTGTCCCTTTCGTTCAACTGCTTTATGTAGTCGATAACATCGGTTACGGTATGCTTTTTAACCACTTTGCCAGAAATAGGTGAAATGGTTTTCCCAATACGTGCGTAAAGCAGTTTTAGGTAATCGTATATTTCCGTGGTAGTGCCCACCGTAGATCTTGGGTTGGTGGAATTTACTTTTTGTTCTATGGCAATGGCAGGGGCTATACCTTTAATATAATCCACTTTGGGTTTGTCCAATTTTCCCAAGAACTGTCGTGCATAGGAGGAAAGACTTTCCACATATCTACGCTGTCCTTCGGCATAAAGTGTATCAAAAGCCAAACTCGATTTTCCAGAACCGGATAATCCTGTGATAACCACCAACTTATTTCTTGGAATCACAACATCGATATTCTTTAGGTTATGTAGTTTGGCACCTTTGATTATAATATTCTGCTTAGGATCTACGTTGATATTGATTGCCATATGTTAAAATTAGGGTTCCAAAGATACGATACACTGCACTTTATACGTATATTGTATCAGTTAACATATAAAAATCGTCAACTCACAACATAGATTTTTAGGTCGCCTCCCTATTTATCTATATTTGAAGTGTAATTAAAATCCTGATAGGCCTATACAGAATAATTACTTTTTAAAGATTAAAAACTGAATAACTAAAGTCTTTCTTGGCAAAGGAAGGGCTGTGATTTTAACCCAAAAAAGTAATTTGTATGGAACAGCTACAGATTAATGACTCGATTTTAGTAAAGAACTACATTAACGGAGACGAAAAGGCTCTTGAAATCCTAATCAACAGACACAACCAAAGAATCACCAGCTTTATATACAGCAAAGTTTTGGATAGAGATGTGGCAGAGGACATCTTCCAGGACACTTTTATTAAGGTGATCAAAACCTTGAAAAAAGGAAGCTACAGCGAAGAGGGTAAATTTTTACCTTGGGTAATGCGAATTGCCCACAATTTGGTGATTGACCATTTCCGTAAAAACAAGAGAATGCCCAAATTTGAGGGAAGCGACGATTTCAACATCTTCTCCGTAATCCACGACGAGAAATTGAACGCCGAAAAACAGATCATTAAAGATCAAATAGAAAGTGATCTTACCCTTTTGATCGAAGAATTACCGGACGACCAGCGCGAAGTACTTATCATGCGAATCTACAAGGACATGAGTTTCAAAGAGATATCCGAAAACACCAACGTTAGTATTAACACAGCTTTGGGCAGAATGCGATACGCTCTTATTAATCTTAGAAAAATAGTTGAGCGTAAGAACATCGTTTTAACGAATTAATCGGCATTACGTCGAACGCTGCAATATTTCCAATCTAGCGCCGTTATATAATGGAAACAATTACTTACGCTAGAATATGGAAAACATTTACTCTGAAGAACAAAAATCCGTAAAAACGGTAAAAGCGAGCCAGAAAACTGTTGATTTCTTACTTAGCTTTTCAAAATCGATTCATGTAGTTGACTACAAAAAACACCAGTTTGAAGTAACATTGAATTAATTTAAGGATCAAACTGACGAAAAGAGCCGCAATTAGCGGCTCTTTTTGTTTTTATAGTATTCGTTGATCACCGATTTGCGCCCAATAGTCTTTGTGATAATATCCTTTTCCAAGTCCCAGCCCCTGGCAGGCGAATATTCCCGGCCATACCAAATTATTTGAAGGTGCAACCTGTTCCAGATTTCTTTTGGAAATAAACGTTTGGCATCACGTTCGGTCTGTACCACATTTTTGCCATTGCTAAAACCCCAACGGTACATCAACCTATGAATATGGGTGTCCACCGGAAAGGCTGGAATCCCAAAGGCTTGTGAAACCACTACACTTGCGGTTTTATGTCCCACTGCAGGCAATTCTTCCAACAAAGCAATATCCCTGGGTACCTTGCCATTGTACTTTTCTATCAATATTTTGGAAAGTCCATAAATGCCTTTTGCTTTCATAGGGGATAGACCCACTGGCTTAATGATCTCCCGAATCTCTTCCTCAGATAACTTTACCATATCGTATGGATTATCGGCCTTTTCAAATAAAAGAGGGGTAATTTGATTGACACGAACATCGGTACTTTGTGCGGATAGCAAAACTGCAATCAACAAGGTATAGGGATCCTTATGATCTAAAGGTATGGGAATGGTAGGATAAAGTTCATCCAAGGTTTTTACGGCGAAATCAACCTTTTCTTGTTTGGTCATATTTGTTTAACTTTGCTTGTGTAAATATTAAACAATAAATTCAATCACAAAGATCATGAATATGTTAAAAATAGGAGATAAAGTACCTGATTTTTCAGCAAAAGACCAAGACGGCAATACAATTAATCTTAGTGATTACAAAGGCAAGAAGTTAGTGGTATTTTTCTACCCTAAAGCAAGTACTCCTGGATGTACGGCCGAAGCCTGTAATTTACGGGACAATTATAAGGAATTGCAAGATCAAGGTTTTGAGCTTTTGGGCGTTAGTGCCGATTCAGAAAAAAGACAATCCAATTTTAGGAACAAATACGAGTTTCCTTTTCCCTTATTGGCAGACGAAGACCATACCGTAATCAACACCTTTGGTGTTTGGGGGCCAAAAAAATTTATGGGAAAAGAATACGACGGTATTCATCGTACCACTTTTATTATTGATGGTGATGGAGTGGTAGAAAACGTTATCAGTAAAGTAAAAACCAAAGACCACGCTGCGCAGATATTGTCTTAAAATGCTTTTTTTCTCATCGAGCGTAGTCTAGATGTCAATAAACATGAGGCATTTTAAAGTTCTCGATTGCGCTCGAACGGACAATAAAACGTAATAAAGTAAAAAAGGCACTGATTTCAGTGCCTTTTTGTTTATTCTTTTTTCTCAAGAACCTTTCTGGTAAATAAGTTTTTTTCTTTGATTATTTCGGCAATACCCTCCGGTAATTCTTCTTCCCATCCATCATCCTTGTTAATGATTCTTTTAAGAACATCCCTGGAGAAAATATGGAGCACATCCGGGTCATAATCAATAATGTCCATCACCTTTCCGTTATATTTAAAGAATTTGTACAATTCTTTCATTCTTGGATGAACCTTTACATTGTTGCTGGTAAGCACCTGTCCCGTTTCTGGATCTTTCATAGGGTAGAGGTACACTTTTAAATCCTTAAAGAACAGTTTGCCGAACGCTTCAAGAATACCACCGCTCAAGTGACGATAGTATTTTTCATCAAAAACATCTACCAAGTTGTTCACGCCCATGGTCAATCCAATTTTGGCCTTGGTGTAGCTGTTAAAGTATTCCACCAACTTATAATATTCCTGAAATTTGGAAATAAGCACCGTATGCCCCAGGGAACAAAGAAGCTCCGCACGATCCATAAAGTCTTGCTCATCTATTTCACCCGAAGCTTTTAGGTTGGACAAGGTAATTTCGAAAACTACAATGGCATTGTCCATATCTACTGTTTGCTCCCGAATAAAAATATCGTACGATTTCTGGAACATGTCCATATTCACCTTGGTCACCGGTCTAAAACTACCGCGAAGAGCCAAAATGTTTTTCTTGTAAAGCACGGCCGCAGGCAAAAGGTTGTGCCCATCGGGGCCGAACATTACCGCATCCGTCATATCGTTTTTAATAAGTTGAAGACTCATTAAACGGTTGTCGACCTCGGAAAAATTAGGCCCGGTAAAGTTGATCATATCAATCTCCAAAGTATCGTGGTCGATATGGTCGTATAGATATTTTAAGAGCTTTTTGGGCTTATGGAACTTAAAAAAGGCGCCGTAAATTAAATTAACACCTAAAATACCGAGGGTTTCCTGTTGTAATCTGGCCTCGTTTTGTTTAAATCGAATATGGAGAATAATTTCGTCGTACTCCTTTTGGTCCGGGTCTAATTGAAAACGAAGACCGACCCAACCATGCCCTTTGTATCTTTTTGAAAAATCGATGGTGGCCACAGTATTGGCATAACTAAAGAACAGGTAATCGGGGTTGTTGTCCCTACTGATCCGTTCTTCCACCAAACGCATTTCGTGGTCCAACATCTTTTTTAATCGAGATTGTGTAACGTAACGGCCATCCTCTTCGATTCCATAAATGGCATCGCTAAAAGATTTGTCGTAGGCGCTCATTGCCTTTGCAATAGTTCCGGACGCGCCACCAGCTCTAAAAAAATGTCTGGCGGTTTCTTGTCCCGCTCCGATCTCGGCAAAAGTTCCGTAAATATCTCGATTCAAATTTATCCTTAAGGTTTTCGCCTTTATGGAAGGAATATTTTCAAAAGAATTTTCTTTGCTTGGTACGCTGGGCATTTCCAAATTTTTAAACTACGGCAAAGTTACACTCTTCGGGCAATCTATTAAATAAATAAGTTATAATTTTGGTTTTAATGGATGATAAGATGACCATTACTTTTTTAGGTACGGGCACTTCGCAGGGCATACCCGTGATAGGAAGCAACCATCCCGTTTGTCTAAGTACAGACCCTAAGGATAAAAGACTGCGTGTATCGGTACTGATTTCTTGGGAAGAATATAATTATGTTATTGATTGTGGCCCTGATTTTCGACAGCAAATGTTGACAAATCCCATTGAAAGACTGGATGGCATTCTGTTTACCCACGAGCATGCCGATCATACTGCGGGCATCGATGATATTCGCCCATTTTTCTTTAGGCAGGGAGATATTCCCGTTTATGCCCATCCACGGGTTTTGGATTCGCTCCGTAGGCGGTTTGATTATATTTTTGCCGATGAGGATCGATACCCCGGAGCCCCGGCGGTAGAAGTGCACGAAGTCTTTAAAAATAAGAATATCCCATTGGGCGATTTAGACGTGGTACCTATTGAAGCCTACCATAACCGTTTACAGGTTTTTGGCTATCGCTTTGGAGAGTTTGTTTACATGACCGATGTTAAAAGAGTGGAGGAGGAGGAAATCAAAAAAATAAAAGGCGCAAAAATTTTAGTGGTCAATGCACTGCGTATTGAGCCCCACCATTCCCATTTTAATTTGGAGGAAGCATTGGAATTTGCAGAAAAAGTAGGCGCGGAACAAACCTATTTTACCCATATCAGCGCTTTTTTGGGTTTTCATGAAGAAGTTGAAAAAAAACTGCCAGAAAATGTACATTTGGCCTACGATAACCTAAAGATAAAAATATAGAAGTTCTTAATTCGTTATCATGGCAGGTTATAAAATAACAGATTGTCATTTTGAGTCCGACCCAACACGGGACGGAACATCTCGACTGTGTTCCATGTGACATTAATTGGAATTAAGGATTCATATAATTTTCAAATACATGAAGAAAAACATATTTCTATACCTATTTGTTTTTGCCGCTCTGTTGGCACTTTTTCAATACGTTACTGGTAGTAACATGCAAAAAGCATTGAGCTCTGATGTGGAAAAATTGGAAAACCAGGTAGTAAAACTCGAAGATTCCCTACAAACCATGCATCTAAAGGTACTGGATATGCAATACTTTACCTTGGAGAACAACGACGATGCCCTGGCCTATTACGACCACTTAAAACTGGAGAACCCATCGCTCTACATCCAGGATAAATTACTGGAAACCAACGAACAAAAAGGAGACAATCCTTTAATTCCCTACGAAGGGATGGAAAGTGATTTTAAGATAAACAAAATCAAAGTGCTGAACCATAAATGGATTTTGGCCGATTTCTCAGATGGAAAATATTGGGGGGATATGATTATCAAATATGAGCTAAAAGATGATCTAAGCGTAGATTTTACTTTGGCCGAACATTTACTTTACGCACCACAGGACTATTAATTTGCCTCAAGTCAGTACTTAGCTCGACACATGCAAAAAATATGTCATCTGTAACGCATTTCTGAATTCTTAAGATTCCTTCTCAAAATAGCTTAAATCCGTTGTTGCAACCACTTTTTAAAGGAAAAAAAGTTTTGCTGGGAAACCCCGTGTCCCACCGGAAACTCTTCGTAAGTAGTTGGGATATTTAAGCTTTTGAGGAATTCAGGGGATTTTTGGGCCCATTCCAAAGGGATAACTTGGTCCACTTGACCATGTGAAGCATAAAAACTCAACTTACTGTGGTCTTTTTGTCCATAATCTTCCACCAATATATTTTCATTGATGTAACCACTGAGCGCAACCACATTCTTTATTTTTTCGGGATACGACAATGCCACCGAATAACTCAAAATTGTGCCTTGGCTAAAGCCCAGAAGAGAAATATTATCCTTATCCAGATCATAAGCTTCGATGGCTTCATCAATAAAGGCTACTATCTTTTCCCTAGATTCCTTCGCTTGCTCATCATCGCTCCATTTGCCTTGTTCTGCATCAAAATTGATGGCATACCAAGCATGCCCAAAAGGTTCTAGATCATACGGGGCCTTTACGGAAAAAACCATCAATTCTTCTGGTAATTCCGAAGCAAAAGAAAATAAATCCTCCTCGTTGCTCCCATAGCCGTGGAACATAAACAGCGCCGGTATTTTGCCGGATTGTATAGAGGAAGGGCGTAATAAATATGTTAAGGATAGGGGTTTAGGAGACATTTTTCTATTTTATGATATGAAAGTAAACCATTGTTGAAAATACTTGCCCAAAACCGGCAAAGGCTTTGTGTTCTCGTTTAAAACCTGTAAAAAACCAAAAACCCAAATAACCAAATAAAAAAGATAGATGGGTATGGACAAATAAGCTAATCCGGTATAGGTCAATAATATGGCGAGGGCATGGAAAAGTATGTGAATTCCAAAGGCTTGCCTAATGTGGAAACGGGCAAATGTATTTTTTGGTTCCATGTTCATTGTTATTGCGATCAAACAACCCACAATGGTAAGGTAAGATACTATTGCGGCGGTTTTTCCAGATTGGGGCTTACTCATTAGAAATTGCTTTGGCCGTTGTTAATGATTCCGTAAACTTTTCCTTTTAAAGAAGTACCTATAAACATACTGTTCTTAGAAGTGGATAAAATATCCTTTACTTCAAAAGTGTAGGTCTGTTCTGGGTCGAACAAGGTAAAACAGGCTTTGCTCCCTTCTGTAAATTGTGGTTCCTCGATATGATATCTGTCCCGTCCTTTGGTCAATAACCTAATGGTTTCCTCGATTTCGAACAGGGTGTTCAAAGCGCCAAAAGCAGATTCCAGACCAATACTGCCGCTTTTCGCATTATCAAATTCAACTCGTTTGTGTTCTACATCCAACGGTATATGATCTGAGGTCACAAAATCTATGGTTCCATTTTTAACCCCCTTGATCAATGCCTTACAATCGGATTTTGCACGAAGGGGAGGGGACACTTTAAAATTGGAATCAAAGCCCTTTAGGGTCTCATCCGAAAAAAATAGATTATGTACGGCAGTACTGCAGGTGACGTCCAAGCCTTTTTTCTTGGCTTCTGCTATTAGTTTTACCGACCCGGCCGAGGAAATGGTCGGAATATGCAATTTTCCACCGGCGTATTCCAGAATAAACAAGTCCCTGGCCACCTGAAGCTCCTCCGCCAATGCGGGAATTCCTTTTAGGCCCAACATGGTGGATATTTCTCCTTCGTTTACCACTCCTTTGCCCTTAATGTTGTTATCCTGAGGAAAGGAATGAACCAAACCATTAAAATTTTGCGCATACAGCAGGGCAATTTTCAGTAGATTGGGATTGGCTATCTGCTTTTTAAAATCATAAAAGGCCACTGCACCTGCATTTTTCATATCATATAGCTCTGCAAGGTCTACACCGTCGGAATTTTTGGTCAGGGAGCCAATGGGGTGAACTTGTGTAGCTTTTCCCTGTCCTCTTTCTTTTAAAAAAACTATATCGGAACTGGTATCGGGAACAGGGTTCGTATTTGGATTTAACACAATATCCGTAAATCCGCTCTTCCCCGCAGTAAAAAGTCCATTGGCAATGGTTTCACGTTCTTCAAAGCCAGGCTCACCAAAACTTACGCTGCTATCGAACCAACCTAAGGACACGTGTAGATTATCTTTTTCTACAACTTTTACATTCGAAGGGGCTTCCAAGGACACACCGATCTTATCAATTATACCTTTTTTAATGAGAATATCACGCTTTTTTAAATGCAGACCCTTGTTATCCGGGCACACAATTTTTGCAGACTTCAGCAGAA
It includes:
- a CDS encoding RNA polymerase sigma factor, producing the protein MEQLQINDSILVKNYINGDEKALEILINRHNQRITSFIYSKVLDRDVAEDIFQDTFIKVIKTLKKGSYSEEGKFLPWVMRIAHNLVIDHFRKNKRMPKFEGSDDFNIFSVIHDEKLNAEKQIIKDQIESDLTLLIEELPDDQREVLIMRIYKDMSFKEISENTNVSINTALGRMRYALINLRKIVERKNIVLTN
- a CDS encoding endonuclease III domain-containing protein, with the translated sequence MTKQEKVDFAVKTLDELYPTIPIPLDHKDPYTLLIAVLLSAQSTDVRVNQITPLLFEKADNPYDMVKLSEEEIREIIKPVGLSPMKAKGIYGLSKILIEKYNGKVPRDIALLEELPAVGHKTASVVVSQAFGIPAFPVDTHIHRLMYRWGFSNGKNVVQTERDAKRLFPKEIWNRLHLQIIWYGREYSPARGWDLEKDIITKTIGRKSVINEYYKNKKSR
- the bcp gene encoding thioredoxin-dependent thiol peroxidase; its protein translation is MNMLKIGDKVPDFSAKDQDGNTINLSDYKGKKLVVFFYPKASTPGCTAEACNLRDNYKELQDQGFELLGVSADSEKRQSNFRNKYEFPFPLLADEDHTVINTFGVWGPKKFMGKEYDGIHRTTFIIDGDGVVENVISKVKTKDHAAQILS
- a CDS encoding TonB-dependent receptor, encoding MPSVPSKENSFENIPSIKAKTLRINLNRDIYGTFAEIGAGQETARHFFRAGGASGTIAKAMSAYDKSFSDAIYGIEEDGRYVTQSRLKKMLDHEMRLVEERISRDNNPDYLFFSYANTVATIDFSKRYKGHGWVGLRFQLDPDQKEYDEIILHIRFKQNEARLQQETLGILGVNLIYGAFFKFHKPKKLLKYLYDHIDHDTLEIDMINFTGPNFSEVDNRLMSLQLIKNDMTDAVMFGPDGHNLLPAAVLYKKNILALRGSFRPVTKVNMDMFQKSYDIFIREQTVDMDNAIVVFEITLSNLKASGEIDEQDFMDRAELLCSLGHTVLISKFQEYYKLVEYFNSYTKAKIGLTMGVNNLVDVFDEKYYRHLSGGILEAFGKLFFKDLKVYLYPMKDPETGQVLTSNNVKVHPRMKELYKFFKYNGKVMDIIDYDPDVLHIFSRDVLKRIINKDDGWEEELPEGIAEIIKEKNLFTRKVLEKKE
- a CDS encoding MBL fold metallo-hydrolase, which codes for MTITFLGTGTSQGIPVIGSNHPVCLSTDPKDKRLRVSVLISWEEYNYVIDCGPDFRQQMLTNPIERLDGILFTHEHADHTAGIDDIRPFFFRQGDIPVYAHPRVLDSLRRRFDYIFADEDRYPGAPAVEVHEVFKNKNIPLGDLDVVPIEAYHNRLQVFGYRFGEFVYMTDVKRVEEEEIKKIKGAKILVVNALRIEPHHSHFNLEEALEFAEKVGAEQTYFTHISAFLGFHEEVEKKLPENVHLAYDNLKIKI
- a CDS encoding hydrolase; this translates as MKKNIFLYLFVFAALLALFQYVTGSNMQKALSSDVEKLENQVVKLEDSLQTMHLKVLDMQYFTLENNDDALAYYDHLKLENPSLYIQDKLLETNEQKGDNPLIPYEGMESDFKINKIKVLNHKWILADFSDGKYWGDMIIKYELKDDLSVDFTLAEHLLYAPQDY
- a CDS encoding alpha/beta hydrolase, whose protein sequence is MSPKPLSLTYLLRPSSIQSGKIPALFMFHGYGSNEEDLFSFASELPEELMVFSVKAPYDLEPFGHAWYAINFDAEQGKWSDDEQAKESREKIVAFIDEAIEAYDLDKDNISLLGFSQGTILSYSVALSYPEKIKNVVALSGYINENILVEDYGQKDHSKLSFYASHGQVDQVIPLEWAQKSPEFLKSLNIPTTYEEFPVGHGVSQQNFFSFKKWLQQRI
- a CDS encoding dihydroorotase, which codes for MNILLKSAKIVCPDNKGLHLKKRDILIKKGIIDKIGVSLEAPSNVKVVEKDNLHVSLGWFDSSVSFGEPGFEERETIANGLFTAGKSGFTDIVLNPNTNPVPDTSSDIVFLKERGQGKATQVHPIGSLTKNSDGVDLAELYDMKNAGAVAFYDFKKQIANPNLLKIALLYAQNFNGLVHSFPQDNNIKGKGVVNEGEISTMLGLKGIPALAEELQVARDLFILEYAGGKLHIPTISSAGSVKLIAEAKKKGLDVTCSTAVHNLFFSDETLKGFDSNFKVSPPLRAKSDCKALIKGVKNGTIDFVTSDHIPLDVEHKRVEFDNAKSGSIGLESAFGALNTLFEIEETIRLLTKGRDRYHIEEPQFTEGSKACFTLFDPEQTYTFEVKDILSTSKNSMFIGTSLKGKVYGIINNGQSNF